TAATGATATAGGCATTGTCTCGAAGAGATGGTCGGTGAAATAGACATATGTTAGTGAAGATGCGGACTACTACACGTGGGCAGAAACACTTTAAAGCCTCACTTTCATCCACTCCTTGTAGACATCTATCGttgtatgaaaaaaataaaaaaaataaaaaaacgttTGTAATTAGTGCTTATATACATATTGTAAATGATTGTATTTAACATCCTATCATATAATCTAAGTTTAGGGGAGGGTTCTAGCCTTCTAGGGTAAGTGTCTGTAAGGGTTTTACCAAAATTGGAACGAATAAGTTAAAATGAAAAGCTTTCTCTGCGGCATCACTTTTTCTACAATTTTTTCATTAGTTGAAGACGAATACTACACTTATCATCTAGTTGTACCATCATTTCTACCATTTTTCTAATAGAGATAGATTTCGCCAACGCAGGTAGgtctcatctctattagagagaaATGGTACAAATAATTGTATAAATTTGTGGTAAGAGTATCATTTTTGTTAGTTAAATGTGCAGGCAAATGTTTTAAGTGGAATCATTATGGTTGCTAGGGTCTTCCCTTGCAATCTACTACATCCTGAGTTTAAACCCTTCACCCTCACTTGTAGCGTTAATTAGCGTAGAATATCgcttatactaaaaaaaaaaaaatacaatattgAGAGGTTTAGGTTTCCTTCTAACCAATTTATCATTTACCATCAATTTGGATAacttttgttttattgttttttttaacatcAAAGTACCAAACCAAACCTTAGTCTTAGAGACCAGGATCCCCTTCACGAGCAAGTTTATTTAATAACATATCCTTTCGCAAATTGAATTCAATTTAACATCCCGACTATATGGGATATGTCCGGAGGAACTCAGGATGACCTTCGGGAAGTTAGTAAGAATATTGAGTTGCGAAACAACAATGCTCATGTTAATATCATAAATTCCACCTAAATCACTTTGCAGACTTTCTGTTTTCTTTGGCAGTTGCACATAAAAAAGCGCACACGGTACATTGAACCGCTGCAGTCCCGAACACAGGGAGGTGCAGGGCCGCAGAAACTGAAAAACTGGCATTCCATTTTGGCATACATTCCGAAATCCACTCGTAACCATCCAAATAACAGAAATTGCAGAAAGATTGTCAAATGATAAGGCCTACATATTAAAAAGGTCAACTCTATCGAAAGGCATACACAACCAAGGAGTGCAATTTGTCTGGCACAGACTGATACATCTTATAttggcttgatcttgaagtgaAGCGAGATGAGAGAGAACACAAAGCACTTCAGATCCTGCGGTCAAATAAAAATGTCATCAAGAAACAGTCTTGGGCAGAAGACTCATCCTGAGTCACTCGGACACAAGAAAGACTTCATGAAAGAACTCGTATACTAGGCTAAAAGTGGACAAAATATATAACAGGTGAGGGAACCAAGGCGTTTCATTGCATAAATAGATGATCCAGCATAGACCCATCACCCATGCAAAATTAGGCAGAGCTACCCTCGTATCATTCTTGCATAGATACTTATTCAATACCAAAAGGTTTTGAACTTCCGCGGAAAAAGCACCACGCTGTTAAGCACCTGATTCTCAAAAACTCACAAATGAACAGAACAGCATGTTCTCTCCTTCTACAACATAACATACAAGAATGCATTGAATACTAGAAACATATTCTACAAAACAAGCACATACCATGATTCAATTATACACAGTGAAATCTCGCCTTATTTGAGAACATAATTCCAGCAGTGACATGTATGAGCTAACAGCCTTATGCAATTACAATCCGGAAAAAGGAAAAGCATATCATAATACTAAACGAAAATGCAAATCAACTAACCTGAACGAGATAATAAAAGATGCGAAGACCTTCAGGATCCTTACTACTCTGGACATCCACAAGCGATCCGATCTTTGAAGTAGTGAAGGAGATATGCTCATTCCCCATTACAATTTCAAGCTCCTGCCGCCCAACACGGTCAGGTTCTGGCCAGTTCACATCATCTTCCTTCATGATCTACATTAAAGCAAGCATGCAACCAATTAAGGAAACCAGGACAACAAAATTTCAATAATCAAATTCCTGGAAGAATACAGTTTCCAAGATCAATCAATTTGAATGATTAATCAACGTAAGAATTGAGTGTTGACAAGTAGTTTCACTGTTCAGTTAAGATAAACGAACATACATTCATTTTCCATCCTTTAATAAGACATAGCTAATTCCACCCAATACCAATGTTTCCTTTAACCTTATTAGATGGCCATCTGAAACAAGTGTTATTAATCAATGGAAAGATAGAACTTCATGTTTTGGAAGTAATTTCCTTGCTCTTGATTCCCCAATTCCAATAGTGTGAACATAACTCTAACTGAAATATTAGAAGAAAATTCAGATTGCTATCAAAACCTGAGAATCCAAAAATCACTCCCGTAACGTTACTATTAAATACCACTACCAGTCACCAATGACTTTAGGAAACCAAAAGCTTGCATTTTCAAACTTAATACACTTATTTTATCTTATATTTGCCTCCATTGGACATGCACAGTTTCCTTGCCGTTTTCCCAATCTCAAATTTTCTACTCTCCCAGCCTCCAAGCAGGAAACCTAAAAAATTTAACCACAAGATAGTACTGAAACCATACATTAAATCACATCTATAAACAACCACTTTTTTACTTAGATCCTACACGAACTTAACACATATATAACTTTATATCTCAATCCCCTGACTCCTCAAGGATGAGATAGAAAAGCGTAAACCATCAATCAGATGACTATAAACCTACGTTTTGGATGAGGGGCTTTCGAAGTACCATGGAACATTACACTTAATTGTTATAAATGCACTAGAAGGATATCAGCAGTGAACCACTCAAGCACTACAAATACATTAAACAAAGGACTTTCAAAATAGAACCTTCAAAGGTGTCATTAGAAAGTTCTGTCAATGGTATTGCATCTAGTCATTTTGTAGGGGATTCCTAACAAATTCAGCCTAAGTCCATGGAAGTTTAAATTCCCTCGTCCAAACATAGGGTGATAGTCATAAGCTGAAACGCATTCACGTTCCTAACACATAAATAACGAAATCAATAGACAATTATATCCTACTTATCCCAAATTCCACCTCCAAAAcccatcaaattttcaaaaacaagaaaaaaccacataaCCAAACtcccttaaataaataaaaagcacAAAAACCCCTCAAAATTCTCAAAACAAACCCAAACCTACATAATCTACTTCCAAAATATACAAATAATTCAGAGCCCCAAAACTCATACCCTGCACTAAAATCTCACAGCTCTTTTTGCAATGCAGGAAATTTGAGACGTTACACAACCCCAACAAACCTCCCCAATAAAAGACGAACCCTAAAACCCCAATCACCAAACCAATCAACAAAATACCAGAAACCTGAATCCCAATAAAGAGATTACAAAGTGACAGAAACAAAAGGGTTCAGAACTGATGACAGACCTCGCTCTCTGAGATGATACGACGGCACTCCCTGACGACGGCAGGCGTGACGTAGACCTCCTTACGAATGATGGtgtcgttcttgtagttggAATTGTTGGCGTACCGGAGCTTGCCGTCTGGTCGAAACTCGAACTCCAGGAACTCGTGGCCGAACTTGCCCTTGTGGCCGACGTAGTACCTCAGGTAGAACTCGCTGGTCTCTTCCTCTCCGGCCATCTCCGTCTCTGTCGCTTGCTTTTTCTCTCCTGTTGTAGAATCAGAAAGAAAGGAGGGTTTAGATTTTTGGGGGTCGAGCTGGATTTAACTGTGAATTAATGTTTCATTGGGCCAGGCCAACAATTTTTTTATGCTCTGTTGGTCCGGTTCTATGGGCATGAGAGTGTATTGGGCTGGCTGGGTGGGGCACCAAATTTTAATTGAGATAAATTCAATAATATTTGAACggaaatttttatttgttatattaTATCTTAAGTAATATTGTTGGGATCAAATTTCCGCACCACCGTGGATAATTGAGTAGGCAAGAGTGGCCATCTACAAGCaagaacaacaacaaggatTAACTTAAGGTATCTGCCAAAGGCTCTTCAATAGTATAGTCAGTGTAAATTTTAGAACTCAACCAGTGGGTAAGAGAGCAAAGTATGCATCATGAAAGCGTTActgatgagtcaatattataCTTTATATTTTACTCTAATcttaattataatttattggttattttgataatactttgatacttttgtggatgcaaatttcttcctccttaattttggacaatttgcacctacaaaacaattaacaccttaggttaaggctaagagcctcacgcgcccacgatgaatggggggctttggccaaagaacctccgatgccaaagctagaatttagagagaaagagtgtttagagaattttgggatttttgtcaaagtgttggaatgaatatttggtgaaaataggagcctatttatagggctaggttggttcactttagagaggaatgtggccggccacttagtaggctttttaggttttgttttggtttaattaggcaattaattggctaattaaacataaaaggaaatgttttggtggttatggaatttattggctaataaaaaggaagaaatggtgaaaaaggtagaaaaaagtgatggattaggttttgaaatggggatagccAACCCTCTAGTGACTTTTAGATTTGAATGGGTGtttcaatttgataattaagggattgattaggtaattaatcccttaattagtcaatttttagGAAATTTGAAATGAATATATTGTTTAGTTAATTGATTAGCgaaataatggaatataaaacatattaaataaattaggttttgggaattaccttatagaaaggatttgatgaaataggctttaaattgttacctattttgggcacttttgacttggttgaaagatgattgcccattgctcgcgcgtaggaatcctggtatgcctcaagggtatttttgtcctcttatgTCCAAAAAACCACGTGGcacctagtgaatatttttggctccacaaacacccccacacctattgggctgctcgtagaaaagggcaacaggtgtagagatgttcttgctttaggaaacttaggactgcttcctattttgatgtagattctctctttaataggaaattagatccttctaggaaagggaaataaatttctctcaaagcctatttaagtccaccttaagtgggttattaaatcaactttggagagcgatttattctaccctacaagagagagatagcttagaggatatttgttccccctcctctagcaatcttctacatcttgcccatgCAAAGGACTGTCTTTCGTtgttttcttcgtcttcttcgtgccacactaaggtaagaaaaaattaattttccttgtcttcttcttgaatggtgcagccgtcggggtggtggggcacgtcggctggcatgggTGAGGAGtcagctcggcatgggccgatgaggtattgtggcaaggaccactgctttaagctgctcgacttggctagaaccaaggcAGATTATGTGGCTGGGGCCGCGGATTGTGACGCTGGGGCGCAGTACTAGAcgagtcacatggctcatgtctttTTAGGCTTTTGGACATGACGCAAGCTAGGtcggtgattgagagaaatgaagagattGCGGGCCTCAtaagctgctggaatgttgggttgaactcccctGCTAGGTATCACGAATGGCGTTGGCAACTTTAACTCTATGcgtcaggagaaacgtgggctgcTCCTAAAAGAGgaggtgaataggatcaaggcggatgcattggcttgtCCAATCACTGTTGTGGATCTTTCTacaagtgaaggtgggaaaaggGATCTTCCCTACCTACTCAAGAGATGCCgactgagaaaaaaccaaagactttttTCGCTTGCACGGGTTCACCGACTGCCTacaggcttgtgattgacttgactttttccaaggggacgaaaaatgaggctgctagatctgagcatgtgatgcctgccatgtcaagaatggctagtatgattgctgataggattgttcGACATAAAGGTCCTGTCATGCCCCTGGTGCCGAATTTTGTACCAAGACGTCTGTTGGGAGCTGAGTCcagttcacctttggagaggcttgctattatgaagagcgataaggtggattctgctgctaaagtggtgcCAAGGCCCATTCCTTATGCTGCTGAGACTGACTCGCCTGCTGGGAATGAAGAGACTGCTTGCGTAGGCaactgtgagaaatccactaagcctcaTTCTGGGGAGGTTGCTGAGATCTATGTGATTTTGAAACTGGATCTCCTGAAAACAtggacgcttgtgccaagtttgttaatGGCGTTAGAAAGGTGTTTGCCCAAACTcgtttgcgaagcatacgacccaattATAGAAGAACTGCtatgcttgctatgatgcagatatagcaaggctgtTAAGGAGACGGCAAATACTATGGCAGATTttgagctcgttgctttgaaggggtctcatatgtctgcccccacttctttgcagcttgagaccgctcaCCAAAAGATCATTAACTTGAAGAttaggcttgacgcgatccaagttaagcatgaaagtgcaaagaaggagattggatgttacatacctcagattcaagatcttgagtttgcagtttctgagctttgtttcgctgcttatgcaaaggatgaaaagttgattgctgcttataattaagtgatccacttcaagagaatcatcgataggcttgaaccccaagtgttagaacttcaaggtgtactgaagatcaacgaaagtctgaagaaggaagtggatgagctgcagagcATCCATGTTGGTCTGCTCGAGGAAGATGAGCAGCTGAAAGGTGAAAAAGTTGGGCTTAGGGTTTCGAGACCTTctttatttctccggaagacttgtttgattttacttttgaggcttccattggtgaagtagttggagaagttagtgcccaggctggAGCAGCGGAGGGTGAAGTGCCGAATGAATACCGTTGTTAAAAACGTCGCGGctactgaaggtgtggcgaccgaggagtcgtgggatgtccaagctgctataGTCTTCTAGTTAacctttaggattttatttgtttttccttgtagctcttgttttgcttgaacttcttcggcctttgctagttgtttataaacatgttttctttcgcttttcttaattttcgcttcttttgttcatgccctaacctttagacttgatagaccagtggcaggcatgctacttttttataagcagacaagcccgtgtagcctatgcagccgtaggtgttggtgtagaactttgcaaggttgttagccatagggttggcaacCAGATGCCTTACTtatagaagcagacaagtccacgtaaccactaggctgttaaccttggctttctccaattccgtaggttgcgtagcaagtatcacaacacttagtgcactcggtagtggtgaagcttatcgactacgtagcatgtcggcaatggataaaacttcgtatatacgcgctagcttgtttaacctttcacaagaatgtgcggttgtataagtctagcgcagttttactgctcgaagggtaaaccgtaggcagtcttccagaattcgtaggctaccttagtgcactcggtagcagctttagggttccaaggCAGCCGTCTATAGGGcgtactgcataatgtgccccctTCATCTCTGGGGTCCGGTTCCCCacagattaggccaagagacccaaaatccttcagttagctaagccttgaaaaagaccattatggttacttctaggaatctccacgtaagccatcgtgcatctagttatactagggcagccaggctcatccacgtctggatattcgaagtgtaaagtttatcctcccatcTTGGaaagctgacccatatgggtgtcaaggaattggtttaccctctcgcactgaagagcaattagtttaccctctcgcactggatagcacggttggtccctcggggggcgcattcttgcgatgagtccctaagtagggcgcagtcttcttttgaagtgcaggagtgatcagttgttgtaagcatgtagccaagccaagttgtgattacttctgaatttctcattaaaaaaaacgagtgaaacgaatgagaacttagctgtaaggtatgaactgcataacaactggatagtcatcgacttgtgaggtggtgcccgtcgagcttttTGAGTCTTTGGGTTTTGTTGTAGCTGGGGAGGAGTTGCTGCTGGTAAGCTACTATTCAAGTGATGGTCTGCTCATGCTTCTCCTCTGCTAGATCTaaacttgtggccatctccttaccGTTCGATTgttcgtcttttggtggtgcgatatgcccatagacatccgaaGAGTTCGTttagccattttcccttcttgttggtgagggatttcttcaggcagtcgaggatcgtcttgttggatacttcggcttgcccattgccttgaggatatctcggcgtggacatgtgctgctagATGCCATATTCTTAAGGCACTTTTAGACTAACTctttagcatcttggtgcatggtaggccaatagtagcctgcgttaagagcctttTATGCTAAGGATTGGCCTCAAGAATGGTTTCCACATACACCTTCGTGGGTTTGATCTTAGAACTTTTAAGTCGTCGGGAGGCGCTAGGCAACGGATATGTGATCCGGTGTGGGATCTTTGGATGAGAATGCTATGACACTTAGGCTGTTAGCTCCATctttatgcttggcttgtcaagATATTACACCGGAATAGAGCGTTTTGGGTTGGTGATCGAGTGCGGAGCCTAGGCCGGCTAGTACGTCTGCATGGGCATTGTCTGCCAGgggaacttgagtgagagtttaagtctgaaatgcctcaagctACTTGCGTACTTTCTCTAGGTATTATGTCATTGACATGCAAATGCtagaaatctccattgagggagcaGGTGCAGCTAAAGTGTACTTGGCTGCCTTCGGGGAGccgttgggccgctctgttgcgttGTCAAGGCTAGGTGTGAAGGCACGGTAGGGAGCCGTTGGgctggggccatgttacatgtagcaAGAAATGCTCAATTtctggtattgggccactctaaagctgaataatggagcaaaggttggctagggccgtgtgacgCATAGCAGGAGGTAGTGCTCAattgccggtacatgttgcttttatgtagaatcttctgGGGCGATGAGGACAAAACTTGTTTTTGAATGTTCCTTCTAGTGTTCGTCTACCCTTGGCGTGTCTTTTGGGCctagttgttgcgttcgtcaggaTTCGATGGAATAGtgcatcatgatgatgactgcgtgcgtttgagggtaaaacttaagcttttaggttacaacaactatcgccaaagttagctttcgAATTTTTGATAACATCAATGAGAGCTTTTAAATTATGGAATACAACTGATAGCATTGaggagagcttttaaactgtggaatacaggtagtcgggcccccagctcttctcgtatgatggtagagcttatttctGCTTCAGATGCGACTACTCGTCCAGTCAGACTTTGCATCTCCTTCAGAGTAGTGGGGAACTTCATATTCAAGATTGCTTGGATTTTCCTTAAATGGGCATTGGCGAacttcgtcccaaagtgcatgcttttctACCAGAGCAAAAGAGTCTTCCAGAGTTAAATCTTCTTTCATTATCAGTTTTCCGAACaatgggtggtctgctggaaatcctttttggaaggctgctttagctatcgagtcgttgcatccgactatttttgccttctctactttgaacctcctcacatagtcgtgaagagactcctttgggttcttcttgacgtcgaacaaatggtcagacttctttttgatcgagtgataagatgaatattctttggtgaaaaccaaagaaagttagtaaaaattccggatggattgtggcagcAAGGTGtaaaaccaatcttgcgcctcatcttgtagagtggtggttgatcggatcatatttatatatatttttacttcaaattcactcgtcttttcttagttagttctttatattttgagctatttacgttatttttgtgtttataggatttgttatgcaaagaaaataaaaatggcaaaaatgagttttaaataataaacagaatagTTACTTCGaacattatgattttttttagatcaattaatttagtttattcATTGCGATTATAATTGAACTAAATCTCTGTCCTTAAATCTATGCAGAATGTATATATGCATCACGGTATTGATTTTTCCAATATCTGTTTACCAAGCATGGCTTTTCAATTAGACAACAAAAGAATCCACAGCCAAAGGGGGGAGACGGAAAGATAAGGCGGTCTGGGGAGCGAGagaagggagctgccctttgggcagctcgcagagacgcaggaaGAGGACCGAGAGGAGAGTGCTGCCATTGGGCAGCTTGAGGAAGGGAAGTCAGTGGCGAGGAGGACAGGAGGTCAGCATGAAAATGCAGTTCAGAGTCCATGCAGTTCAGAGTCCAAGCAGCAGAtcctttctttcggtttaatctttccaaactcctattttatttttgttttaataatgtgtaattaattttattttggctagaggttaattcgaaaccatgaatatatttgtaatatgaattgattaccttcggttgtgatttcataagttgtgatttcaatttacttatccgttcgtataaaaactgatttgtgtatgttggttgagagtgcacgcttaatttacatgcatgaatttgatgctagaatataagtgaatttcacctaatcgttatgaacttattttcacaagtagtaaaggttgctagtcacaatcacgttaagtaaattcttggcataagtttcatgcaaatcatagttacgaatgcctcgtcaatgcttatagttttcacaaagtttaatgatctttgattgtatcgctattgtgcttttcacgtaggggacttttgaagaatgttttgaattgttgtatgcgtttttccgtccaattcaataacttaaggaaaacttgaagattaaaaaagtgctgttcacggttaatctggagtattgagattcacaatttattgaaagaacaactgaaaatcaatttaggttgcatatgtgtcatgtgtggagaagaaccctctagctagtccgtcatttatcattttaccttaattttatgtttttgtcaattctgtaatttaattaagtttaatttacttttcatcaaaaccaaacacccatccattattaaattatattttttagttagttttctttattgttagtcttttaatttaatttccgtccatttcagttcctagtgtttaatttaattgttttcattattttgagtcattttaagtgtgtttcgagttattagagtttttagcctaattttgtgtccttgagtcttatttaatatttttaaattaatttagaatagattagcaatccctcctaatccccggcctagaacgataccctacttacatctatactacaattgtcaaaaagagggtttaatttgtgtgtcaagtaattctcgcatcagtGGTAAATATCTTGCATATGAAATCATCGTTGTTttgataaaggatcattgcgcttcggtagcgctttaagtgtctctccgggtcttcatcccttttgaaagatgtgaaatgtggcatgctgaactcacATGGAGGCTCTACctactcgatctcgtccgtgaagggtgacctgtttatgttggtcatgttccgtcgtagtgcttCGTCGGTAACCTCGTTGCATTAGAAATCATGCAATTACTTGGTCAAGAGtttttctacttcttcctgaatttgcct
This is a stretch of genomic DNA from Malus domestica chromosome 02, GDT2T_hap1. It encodes these proteins:
- the LOC103439007 gene encoding protein mago nashi homolog, with protein sequence MAGEEETSEFYLRYYVGHKGKFGHEFLEFEFRPDGKLRYANNSNYKNDTIIRKEVYVTPAVVRECRRIISESEIMKEDDVNWPEPDRVGRQELEIVMGNEHISFTTSKIGSLVDVQSSKDPEGLRIFYYLVQDLKCFVFSLISLHFKIKPI